In Myxococcales bacterium, the DNA window CCTCCTCCAGCGGAGCGCCGCTCCTATGGCGAGGCGCCACGTACAGAAGGCCGAGTGAGTACGGCCCCATGAGCCACTTGTAGCCAGCGGCCACGACGAAGTCCGGATCGCAGGCCGTGATGTCGGGGTCGACGACGGAGATCGACTGCGTGAGATCGAGCACCAGCGCCGCGCCGACGGCCTTGGTCGCGCGCGAGACGCGTGGGAGGTCGAGCATGCCACCGCACACCCAGTGCACGTGACTCGCGCATACGACCGCCGTCTTCGCGTCGATCGCGGCCTCGATCGCGCGCGTCCAGTCCCCGTCCTCGGGGCGCGCGACGGTACGGACCTCGGCGCCCGCCGCGCGGGCCTTCTTTCGCCACGTGTGCACGCTCGAGGGAAACTCCTCCGCGGGCAAGACGACGTTCGATCCGGCGACGAGCGGCAGGTTCGCCGCGGCGGTCGCCATGCCGTAGCTCACCGAAGGGACGAGGGCGATCCCCTCCCTGTCGACTCCGAGGATCTCGCCGTAGAGACCGCGAAGCACCTCCGAGCCCTCGAAGAAGCTCGCAGGCGAGATCTCCCAAGGGCGAGCCTTGGCGGCGAGCCCCGCCGTGCCTGCCGCGACGACCTCTCGCGAAAGCGGCGACATGTAGGCGCAGTTGAAGTACGCAACATCACGGGGGATATCCCAGAGGTGCCGCTGGCTGGCGAGGATGCTCACGCGCCCTGACTAGCAGAGTCGCGCGACGACAACTTCTCCTCGATCGACGCCCGAGAGCCTTCGCGAGATACCTGCCAGCTCCCGTTCGTGCTCTACCTCGTGGCTCGCGGAAGACGTGCGACAGCGCTCACACCCGACGGACCAAGGCAT includes these proteins:
- a CDS encoding aminotransferase class V-fold PLP-dependent enzyme is translated as MSPLSREVVAAGTAGLAAKARPWEISPASFFEGSEVLRGLYGEILGVDREGIALVPSVSYGMATAAANLPLVAGSNVVLPAEEFPSSVHTWRKKARAAGAEVRTVARPEDGDWTRAIEAAIDAKTAVVCASHVHWVCGGMLDLPRVSRATKAVGAALVLDLTQSISVVDPDITACDPDFVVAAGYKWLMGPYSLGLLYVAPRHRSGAPLEEGWIVREASHDFARLVDYRDEYLPGARRFDVGERSSFALVPAAIAACRQLLGWGRANLSETLGAMTSAIADGARPLGARALPESLRAPHYLGLRFEKGLPEGLVARLAAEGVHVSVRGDRLRITPHLYDDAHDLERLMGALGRALGR